Below is a window of Streptomyces spongiicola DNA.
ACACCGACATCAAGGGCAGGCACGTCCTGATCGTCGAGGACATCATCGACTCCGGTCTGACCCTGTCCTGGCTGCTGTCGAACCTCGGCTCCCGCGAGCCGGCCTCGCTCGAGGTCTGCACGCTGCTCCGCAAGCCGGACGCCGCCAAGGTGGCGATCGACGTGAGGTGGATCGGGTTCGACATCCCGAACGAGTTCGTCGTGGGCTACGGCCTCGACTACGCGGAGAAGTACCGCAACCTCCCGTTCGTGGGTACCCTCGCGCCCCACGTGTACGGGGGCTGAGGCGAGGACGCGCCCCGGGGAACCCCGGCCGCCCTCCCGCCGTTGGAGCATGGGAAGGCGGTCCCGAGTGACAATGCTGGGGTACCGTCCGAAGAGCAGTCTTTCAGTCAGTCTCACAGCAGCAGTCTCAGAGCAGCATTTACCTACGGGCAGGAGGGACGGGGCGGCACCGCTCCGTATGGATGGACGTGAAGCGATACTTCCGTGGGCCGGTCATGTGGATCGTGCTGGCCGTCCTCGCCGTGGTCGTGCTGATGCAGGTCGTCGGCTCGTCGGGCGGCTACAAGACGGTGGACACCGCAAAGGTCGTCCAGGCGATCACCAAGAACCAGGTAGATCAGGCCAGGCTGACCACCGGCGACGAGCAGATCATCAAGATCGAGCTGAAGGACGGCCAGAAGGTCGACGGCAGCGACAAGGTCCAGGCGAGCTACATCGGCGACCAGGGCGTCGAGCTGGCCACGACCCTGCAGCAGAAGTACGACGCGGGTGAGATCGAGAAGGGCTACACGGTCACGCCCGAGCGGCAGAGCCCGTTCCTCTCGGTTCTCCTCTCGCTACTCCCCTTCGTGCTCATCGTGGTCGTCTTCCTGTTCCTGATGAACCAGATGCAGGGCGGCGGCTCCCGGGTCATGAACTTCGGGAAGTCCAAGGCCAAGCTCATCACCAAGGACACGCCGAAGACCACCTTCTCCGACGTGGCCGGGTCGGAGGAGGCCGTCGAGGAACTCCACGAGATCAAGGAGTTCCTGCAGGAGCCGGCGAAGTTCCAGGCCGTCGGCGCCAAGATCCCGAAGGGCGTGCTGCTGTACGGCCCGCCCGGCACGGGCAAGACGCTGCTCGCCCGTGCCGTCGCGGGCGAGGCGGGCGTGCCGTTCTACTCGATCTCCGGCTCCGACTTCGTCGAGATGTTCGTCGGCGTCGGCGCCTCCCGGGTCCGCGACCTCTTCGAGCAGGCCAAGGCGAACGCCCCGGCAATCGTCTTCGTCGACGAGATCGACGCGGTGGGCCGCCACCGCGGCGCCGGCCTCGGCGGCGGTCACGACGAGCGGGAGCAGACCCTGAACCAGCTCCTCGTCGAGATGGACGGCTTCGACGTGAAGGGCGGCGTCATTCTGATCGCCGCCACGAACCGGCCCGACATCCTCGACCCGGCACTGCTCCGCCCGGGCCGCTTCGACCGGCAGATCGCCGTCGACCGCCCGGACATGCAGGGCCGTCTGGAGATCCTCAAGGTCCACCAGAAGGGCAAGCCGGTCGCACCGGACGTCGACCTCTCGGCCGTCGCCCGCCGCACCCCCGGCTTCACCGGCGCCGATCTGTCGAACGTGCTGAACGAGGCCGCCCTGCTGACGGCCCGCAGTGACAAGAAGCTGATCGACAACCACTTCCTGGACGAGGCCATCGACCGCGTGGTCGCGGGCCCGCAGAAGCGGACCCGGATCATGTCCGACAAGGAGAAGAAGATCACCGCGTACCACGAGGGCGGACATGCCCTGGTGGCGGCGGCCTCCCCCAACTCGGACCCGGTCCACAAGATCACGATTCTGTCCCGCGGCCGGGCACTCGGCTACACGATGGTGCTCCCGGACGAGGACAAGTACTCCACCACCCGCAACGAGATGCTGGACCAGCTGGCGTACATGCTGGGCGGTCGAGCGGCCGAGGAGCTCGTGTTCCACGACCCGACCACGGGCGCGGCGAACGACATCGAGAAGGCCACGACCACCGCCCGCGCGATGGTCACGCAGTACGGCATGACCGAGCGCCTCGGGGCGATCAAGTTCGGCGGCGACAACTCGGAGCCGTTCCTCGGCCGCGAGATGGCGCACCAGCGCGACTACTCCGAGGAGGTCGCCGCGCTGGTCGACGAGGAGGTCAAGAAGCTCATCGAGGCCGCGCACAACGAGGCGTGGGAGATCCTCGTCGAGAACCGCGACGTCCTCGACAACCTCGTCCTCGCGCTGCTGGAGAAGGAGACCCTCGGCAAGGAGGAGATCGCGGAGATCTTCGCCCCGATCGTGAAGCGCCCGGCCCGTCCGGCGTGGACCGGTTCCTCCCGCCGTACGCCGTCCACCCGTCCGCCGGTGCTGTCGCCGAAGGAACTCGCGCTCACCAACGGCGCCAACGGAGCCTCCGCGCCGACGGTGACCGATGTCACCAAGGCGCCCAAGGAGGCGGTCCAGGACGAGCGTCCGGAAGCCTGACCAGGCATGATGCGGCGGTGAGAGCCGCCGTGCCGGAATGAACGCCGCACCTCCCGGGTTCTAGCCTGGGAGGTGCGGCGTTTTTCGTGCCGCGGCAGAGCACAGGAACGAGGCACAGATGACCGACCCGGTGACGCTGGACGGCGAGGGTTCGATCGGCGAGTTCGACGAGAAGCGCGCCGAGAACGCCGTACGCGAGCTCCTCATCGCCGTCGGAGAGGACCCGGACCGCGAGGGCCTGAGGGAGACCCCGTCGCGGGTGGCACGGGCGTACAGGGAGATATTCGCGGGACTCTGGCAGCAGCCGGAGGACGTTCTCACCACGACCTTCGACCTCGGCCACGACGAGATGGTCCTGGTGAAGGACATCGAGCTGGTGAGCTGCTGCGAGCATCACCTCGTCCCCTTCCGGGGCGTCGCCCACGTCGGCTACATCCCGTCGACCACGGGCAAGATCACCGGTCTGTCCAAGCTCGCCCGCCTGGTCGACGTGTTCGCCCGCCGTCCCCAGGTGCAGGAGCGGCTGACCACGCAGATCGCGGACTCCCTGATGGAGATCCTGGAGCCGCGCGGGGTGATCGTGGTCATCGAGTGCGAGCACATGTGCATGTCGATGCGCGGCATCCGCAAGCCGGGCGCCAAGACGATCACCTCCGCCGTACGCGGCCAGCTCCGCGACGTCGCCACGCGCAACGAGGCGATGAGCCTCATCATGGCGCGCTGATCATCGCCCCGATCGGCGGAGCGCCCCCGGGCCCGTGAGGCCGGGGCGCTCCGCCGTGCTCCG
It encodes the following:
- the hpt gene encoding hypoxanthine phosphoribosyltransferase → MGADLKSVLITKEEIDAKLAELAAKIDAEYAGKDLLIIGVLKGAVMVMADLARALSTPVTMDWMAVSSYGAGTQSSGVVRILKDLDTDIKGRHVLIVEDIIDSGLTLSWLLSNLGSREPASLEVCTLLRKPDAAKVAIDVRWIGFDIPNEFVVGYGLDYAEKYRNLPFVGTLAPHVYGG
- the folE gene encoding GTP cyclohydrolase I FolE; the protein is MTDPVTLDGEGSIGEFDEKRAENAVRELLIAVGEDPDREGLRETPSRVARAYREIFAGLWQQPEDVLTTTFDLGHDEMVLVKDIELVSCCEHHLVPFRGVAHVGYIPSTTGKITGLSKLARLVDVFARRPQVQERLTTQIADSLMEILEPRGVIVVIECEHMCMSMRGIRKPGAKTITSAVRGQLRDVATRNEAMSLIMAR
- the ftsH gene encoding ATP-dependent zinc metalloprotease FtsH, which gives rise to MDVKRYFRGPVMWIVLAVLAVVVLMQVVGSSGGYKTVDTAKVVQAITKNQVDQARLTTGDEQIIKIELKDGQKVDGSDKVQASYIGDQGVELATTLQQKYDAGEIEKGYTVTPERQSPFLSVLLSLLPFVLIVVVFLFLMNQMQGGGSRVMNFGKSKAKLITKDTPKTTFSDVAGSEEAVEELHEIKEFLQEPAKFQAVGAKIPKGVLLYGPPGTGKTLLARAVAGEAGVPFYSISGSDFVEMFVGVGASRVRDLFEQAKANAPAIVFVDEIDAVGRHRGAGLGGGHDEREQTLNQLLVEMDGFDVKGGVILIAATNRPDILDPALLRPGRFDRQIAVDRPDMQGRLEILKVHQKGKPVAPDVDLSAVARRTPGFTGADLSNVLNEAALLTARSDKKLIDNHFLDEAIDRVVAGPQKRTRIMSDKEKKITAYHEGGHALVAAASPNSDPVHKITILSRGRALGYTMVLPDEDKYSTTRNEMLDQLAYMLGGRAAEELVFHDPTTGAANDIEKATTTARAMVTQYGMTERLGAIKFGGDNSEPFLGREMAHQRDYSEEVAALVDEEVKKLIEAAHNEAWEILVENRDVLDNLVLALLEKETLGKEEIAEIFAPIVKRPARPAWTGSSRRTPSTRPPVLSPKELALTNGANGASAPTVTDVTKAPKEAVQDERPEA